The Panulirus ornatus isolate Po-2019 chromosome 55, ASM3632096v1, whole genome shotgun sequence genome has a segment encoding these proteins:
- the LOC139765481 gene encoding uncharacterized protein isoform X2, whose product MANVTLMVLVTLLVMVVTLLVRNHTLNQEIEDHLLTHNMIKKTMQEELKTENHHVATLKESIERADTKIRTLTDNLQTTQKELSNALNSLQDANSNITRLESESAAKTEEMGPLKEANQKLHGEVEHMTKAAKDTEALLANHEQEMSKLREELKATQKQLEDTKAVSESNLASLIDSQKKQAQLTEEINELSKVKALNEQLVAENKDLQNKLQDSHAVTIPAPKENPDVKPVVKEPQNANASPTADPKQEASLVVTEGEAGNSSATSDQASTTVDKSTVSEAKQASEAEVTEAATKAKADAGQEPDVDGEKEEEEEEEGVEKGSTTSQPSSSVEQPKQNSSSSFQSSSTLSSTSSTK is encoded by the exons ATGGCGAATGTGACGCTGATGGTGCTGGTgacgctgctggtgatggtcgtcACCCTTCTCGTCAGGAACCACACCCTGAACCAGGAGATAGaagaccacctcctcacacataaCATGATCAAGAAGACCAT GCAGGAGGAGCTGAAGACGGAGAACCACCACGTAGCGACGCTCAAGGAGAGCATCGAGCGGGCCGACACAAAGATCAGGACCCTCACGGATAATCTCCAG ACTACCCAGAAGGAGCTCTCCAACGCCCTCAATTCTCTTCAG GACGCTAACAGTAATATAACGAGGCTGGAGTCGGAATCTGCAGCCAAAACGGAAGAAATGGGTCCCCTGAAGGAGGCGAACCAAAAGCTGCACGGCGAGGTGGAACACATGACCAAAGCGGCGAAGGACACTGAGGCGCTCTTGGCCAACCACGAGCAGGAAATGTCCAAGCTCCGGGAGGAGCTCAAAGCCACGCAGAAGCAGCTGGAAGATACGAAAGCCGTGTCGGAAAGTAATCTGGCCTCTCTTATAGACTCCCAAAAGAAGCAAGCGCAACTGACGGAGGAGATCAACGAACTGTCAAAGGTTAAGGCCCTCAACGAGCAGTTGGTGGCAGAGAATAAGGACTTACAGAATAAGCTGCAAGACTCTCACGCAGTTACGATCCCTGCACCTAAGGAGAACCCCGACGTCAAACCTGTAGTGAAAGAGCCGCAGAACGCAAACGCTTCACCTACCGCCGACCCAAAACAG GAGGCCTCCTTAGTCGTGACGGAGGGTGAGGCTGGGAACAGCAGCGCGACCAGTGACCAGGCGAGCACGACGGTTGACAAGAGTACAGTTTCTGAAGCCAAGCAGGCGAGTGAGGCCGAAGTAACCGAAGCCGCAACGAAGGCGAAGGCAGATGCTGGTCAAGAGCCTGATGTGGACggtgagaaagaggaggaggaggaggaggaaggtgtagaGAAAGGCAGCACAACATCACAGCCCTCTTCCAGCGTAGAGCAACCAAAACAGAATAGTAGTAGCTCATTCCAGTCTTCGTCTACACTTTCAAGCACCTCATCAACGAAATGA
- the LOC139765481 gene encoding uncharacterized protein isoform X4: protein MANVTLMVLVTLLVMVVTLLVRNHTLNQEIEDHLLTHNMIKKTMQEELKTENHHVATLKESIERADTKIRTLTDNLQTTQKELSNALNSLQDANSNITRLESESAAKTEEMGPLKEANQKLHGEVEHMTKAAKDTEALLANHEQEMSKLREELKATQKQLEDTKAVSESNLASLIDSQKKQAQLTEEINELSKVKALNEQLVAENKDLQNKLQDSHAVTIPAPKENPDVKPVVKEPQNANASPTADPKQ from the exons ATGGCGAATGTGACGCTGATGGTGCTGGTgacgctgctggtgatggtcgtcACCCTTCTCGTCAGGAACCACACCCTGAACCAGGAGATAGaagaccacctcctcacacataaCATGATCAAGAAGACCAT GCAGGAGGAGCTGAAGACGGAGAACCACCACGTAGCGACGCTCAAGGAGAGCATCGAGCGGGCCGACACAAAGATCAGGACCCTCACGGATAATCTCCAG ACTACCCAGAAGGAGCTCTCCAACGCCCTCAATTCTCTTCAG GACGCTAACAGTAATATAACGAGGCTGGAGTCGGAATCTGCAGCCAAAACGGAAGAAATGGGTCCCCTGAAGGAGGCGAACCAAAAGCTGCACGGCGAGGTGGAACACATGACCAAAGCGGCGAAGGACACTGAGGCGCTCTTGGCCAACCACGAGCAGGAAATGTCCAAGCTCCGGGAGGAGCTCAAAGCCACGCAGAAGCAGCTGGAAGATACGAAAGCCGTGTCGGAAAGTAATCTGGCCTCTCTTATAGACTCCCAAAAGAAGCAAGCGCAACTGACGGAGGAGATCAACGAACTGTCAAAGGTTAAGGCCCTCAACGAGCAGTTGGTGGCAGAGAATAAGGACTTACAGAATAAGCTGCAAGACTCTCACGCAGTTACGATCCCTGCACCTAAGGAGAACCCCGACGTCAAACCTGTAGTGAAAGAGCCGCAGAACGCAAACGCTTCACCTACCGCCGACCCAAAACAG TAA
- the LOC139765481 gene encoding uncharacterized protein isoform X3, protein MSYRRQNTRRMANVTLMVLVTLLVMVVTLLVRNHTLNQEIEDHLLTHNMIKKTMQEELKTENHHVATLKESIERADTKIRTLTDNLQTTQKELSNALNSLQDANSNITRLESESAAKTEEMGPLKEANQKLHGEVEHMTKAAKDTEALLANHEQEMSKLREELKATQKQLEDTKAVSESNLASLIDSQKKQAQLTEEINELSKVKALNEQLVAENKDLQNKLQDSHAVTIPAPKENPDVKPVVKEPQNANASPTADPKQ, encoded by the exons gaaGGATGGCGAATGTGACGCTGATGGTGCTGGTgacgctgctggtgatggtcgtcACCCTTCTCGTCAGGAACCACACCCTGAACCAGGAGATAGaagaccacctcctcacacataaCATGATCAAGAAGACCAT GCAGGAGGAGCTGAAGACGGAGAACCACCACGTAGCGACGCTCAAGGAGAGCATCGAGCGGGCCGACACAAAGATCAGGACCCTCACGGATAATCTCCAG ACTACCCAGAAGGAGCTCTCCAACGCCCTCAATTCTCTTCAG GACGCTAACAGTAATATAACGAGGCTGGAGTCGGAATCTGCAGCCAAAACGGAAGAAATGGGTCCCCTGAAGGAGGCGAACCAAAAGCTGCACGGCGAGGTGGAACACATGACCAAAGCGGCGAAGGACACTGAGGCGCTCTTGGCCAACCACGAGCAGGAAATGTCCAAGCTCCGGGAGGAGCTCAAAGCCACGCAGAAGCAGCTGGAAGATACGAAAGCCGTGTCGGAAAGTAATCTGGCCTCTCTTATAGACTCCCAAAAGAAGCAAGCGCAACTGACGGAGGAGATCAACGAACTGTCAAAGGTTAAGGCCCTCAACGAGCAGTTGGTGGCAGAGAATAAGGACTTACAGAATAAGCTGCAAGACTCTCACGCAGTTACGATCCCTGCACCTAAGGAGAACCCCGACGTCAAACCTGTAGTGAAAGAGCCGCAGAACGCAAACGCTTCACCTACCGCCGACCCAAAACAG TAA
- the LOC139765481 gene encoding uncharacterized protein isoform X1 — MSYRRQNTRRMANVTLMVLVTLLVMVVTLLVRNHTLNQEIEDHLLTHNMIKKTMQEELKTENHHVATLKESIERADTKIRTLTDNLQTTQKELSNALNSLQDANSNITRLESESAAKTEEMGPLKEANQKLHGEVEHMTKAAKDTEALLANHEQEMSKLREELKATQKQLEDTKAVSESNLASLIDSQKKQAQLTEEINELSKVKALNEQLVAENKDLQNKLQDSHAVTIPAPKENPDVKPVVKEPQNANASPTADPKQEASLVVTEGEAGNSSATSDQASTTVDKSTVSEAKQASEAEVTEAATKAKADAGQEPDVDGEKEEEEEEEGVEKGSTTSQPSSSVEQPKQNSSSSFQSSSTLSSTSSTK, encoded by the exons gaaGGATGGCGAATGTGACGCTGATGGTGCTGGTgacgctgctggtgatggtcgtcACCCTTCTCGTCAGGAACCACACCCTGAACCAGGAGATAGaagaccacctcctcacacataaCATGATCAAGAAGACCAT GCAGGAGGAGCTGAAGACGGAGAACCACCACGTAGCGACGCTCAAGGAGAGCATCGAGCGGGCCGACACAAAGATCAGGACCCTCACGGATAATCTCCAG ACTACCCAGAAGGAGCTCTCCAACGCCCTCAATTCTCTTCAG GACGCTAACAGTAATATAACGAGGCTGGAGTCGGAATCTGCAGCCAAAACGGAAGAAATGGGTCCCCTGAAGGAGGCGAACCAAAAGCTGCACGGCGAGGTGGAACACATGACCAAAGCGGCGAAGGACACTGAGGCGCTCTTGGCCAACCACGAGCAGGAAATGTCCAAGCTCCGGGAGGAGCTCAAAGCCACGCAGAAGCAGCTGGAAGATACGAAAGCCGTGTCGGAAAGTAATCTGGCCTCTCTTATAGACTCCCAAAAGAAGCAAGCGCAACTGACGGAGGAGATCAACGAACTGTCAAAGGTTAAGGCCCTCAACGAGCAGTTGGTGGCAGAGAATAAGGACTTACAGAATAAGCTGCAAGACTCTCACGCAGTTACGATCCCTGCACCTAAGGAGAACCCCGACGTCAAACCTGTAGTGAAAGAGCCGCAGAACGCAAACGCTTCACCTACCGCCGACCCAAAACAG GAGGCCTCCTTAGTCGTGACGGAGGGTGAGGCTGGGAACAGCAGCGCGACCAGTGACCAGGCGAGCACGACGGTTGACAAGAGTACAGTTTCTGAAGCCAAGCAGGCGAGTGAGGCCGAAGTAACCGAAGCCGCAACGAAGGCGAAGGCAGATGCTGGTCAAGAGCCTGATGTGGACggtgagaaagaggaggaggaggaggaggaaggtgtagaGAAAGGCAGCACAACATCACAGCCCTCTTCCAGCGTAGAGCAACCAAAACAGAATAGTAGTAGCTCATTCCAGTCTTCGTCTACACTTTCAAGCACCTCATCAACGAAATGA